A window from Vespa velutina chromosome 13, iVesVel2.1, whole genome shotgun sequence encodes these proteins:
- the LOC124953631 gene encoding uncharacterized protein LOC124953631 isoform X1, with product MIETLVEENAWCYWVVCVGALLSFLGLVAACICSCRRNQTKNDFPGLCGMVTINHSENDDFNTLPSVEVTQVLPAQDTTDNGKRTSGANRSLPDIPKDKNRGEVATESVSQDIYETSEINSELYATVQDTEEQQSERETQCLSQQVSLVQDNSTYQLTRFTPSTSKNDEHPYAQLQSIQKSEADQSHRNSNTQVTNVDKPSTSSSHTNGNPVAPPRTRKSSSYNSLLSAENSNDIQAANAISGGVQANQDLPYMTPPLAMLLLHPPQPSQHSTSQHFSGDSQDSKGYTSISVREPLANILAQTKAAYQQNQPTRLPVDPHYATVSDDSDEMYAAIDEQEKIYTSGSETYAQIQPTILEANRIIHSDQNSFNQQLLRSEETHTAPQPPSVDSLRHVAHAHSRQASSSSANSSIINPGSPKPEKRQANSPLPPPPEAVSDAYAAVDKRAKNDERIRPNLSTGKSLEDMYAKVMKKKRDAEEQSDGPTSSNILHPEVTPSNRKLSLIEISRASWSSHDSVEIQKEEHDTIHYTIPANTVINIHTEMENNCLKLSRMSDGDTNLLNQDINHGYESVNSKRNLAARSFPVCDSNYEIPHLQSLRNNDYQSTSASVRNGPDLLLTYPTPYKHRQVSNASSEDPGYEKVRLRRRIDLDQDTDSEPNYESMPHDSGEPNYASVCRPGDSDTDPNYESVSHGDPNYESVRYMSVAASEEPPYEQVNNYKPETNIDGYEKIKDNNSIFNSDYEKINPSNALEQCSNGDTDDEQYVQHEAFAGEVTE from the exons ATGATAGAAACTTTAGTTGAAGAAAATGCCTGGTGTTACTGGGTTGTCTGTGTTGGagcattattatcatttcttggTCTTGTTGCCGCTTGTATCTGCAGTTGTCGACGCAATCAGACTAA aaaCGACTTTCCTGGATTATGTGGAATGGTAACAATTAATCATTCTGAAAATGATGATTTCAATACATTACCATCCGTGGAAGTTACTCAAGTTCTACCAGCACAAGATACGACAGATAATGGCAAAAG aaCAAGCGGAGCTAATAGAAGCTTACCAGATATaccaaaagataaaaatagaggaGAAGTTGCTACAGAATCTGTATCTCAAGATATTTATGAAACTAGTGAAATAAATTCTGAATTGTATGCTACAGTTCAGGATacag AAGAGCAACAATCTGAAAGAGAAACACAATGCCTTTCTCAACAAGTTTCTTTAGTTCAAGATAACTCAACATATCAACTTACAAGATTTACACCATCTACATCTAAAAAtg ATGAACATCCATATGCTCAACTTCAAAGTATTCAGAAATCTGAAGCTGACCAATCACATAg GAATAGCAATACTCAAGTGACTAATGTTGATAAACCATCAACATCATCAAGTCATACAAATGGAAATCCAGTAGCACCTCCAAGAACTCGGAAATCATCATCTTATAATTCACTCCTAAGTGCTGAGAACTCTAACGATATACAAGCTGCAAATGCTATTTCTGGAGGTGTACAAGCTAATCAAGATCTACCATATATGACACCACCTCTTGCTATGTTACTTCTTCATCCACCACAACCATCGCAACATAGTACATCACAACATTTTAGTGGTGATTCTCAGGATTCTA aaGGATATACAAGTATAAGTGTACGAGAACCCTTAGCTAATATATTAGCACAAACAAAAGCAGCTTATCAGCAAAATCAACCAACACGTTTACCTGTTGATCCTCATTATGCAACTGTATCAGATGATTCAg ATGAAATGTATGCAGCTATTgatgaacaagaaaaaatttacaCTAGTGGCAGTGAAACATATGCTCAAATTCAACCTACAATATTAGAAGCAAATAGAATTATACATAGTGatcaaaattcatttaatcaaCAATTATTGCGTTCTGAAGAGACACATACTGCTCCACAACCACCAAGTGTTGATAGTTTACGTCATGTTGCTCATGCTCATTCAAGACAAG caTCATCATCAAGTGCCAATAGTTCTATCATAAACCCAGGTTCTCCAAAACCAGAAAAACGTCAAGCAAATTCACCATTACCTCCCCCACCAGAAGCAGTTTCAGATGCATATGCGGCTGTCGATAAAAGAGCGAAAAATGATGAACGCATAAGACCTAATTTATCAACTGGAAAATCTCTAGAAGATATGTATGCTAAAgtcatgaaaaagaaaagagatgctGAAGAGCAAAGTGACGGTCCTACGAGTTCTAACATTTTACATCCAGAAGTAACACCTTCAAATAGAAAACTTAGTCTCATAGAAATTAGTAGAGCATCATGGTCTAGTCATGATTCAgtagaaatacaaaaagaagaacatgATACTATTCATTACACCATACCAGCAAATactgttattaatattcacactgaaatggaaaataattgtttaaaattatctaGAATGTCTGATGgagatacaaatttattaaatcaagaTATTAATCATGGTTATGAATCTGTGAATTCCAAAAGAAATTTAGCTGCCCGAAGTTTTCCTGTTTGTGATTCTAATTACGAAATACCACATCTTCAATctttaagaaataatgattatcaaAGTACATCAGCATCAGTACGTAATGGTCCTGATTTATTATTGACATATCCTACACCTTATAAACACAGACAAGTTAGTAACGCAAGTAGTGAAGATCCAGGATATGAAAAAGTTAGGTTACGAAGACGAATTGATCTAGATCAAGATACAGATTCCGAGCCAAATTATGAGAGCATGCCTCATGATTCGGGAGAACCGAATTATGCTTCAGTATGCCGTCCTGGTGATAGTGATACAGATCCAAATTATGAATCTGTAAGTCATGGAGATCCAAATTACGAAAGTGTAAGATACATGAGTGTTGCTGCATCTGAAGAACCACCATATGAAcaggtaaataattataaacctGAAACAAATATTGAtggatatgaaaaaattaaagataataatagtatatttaaCTCAGACTATGAAAAGATAAATCCAAGTAATGCCTTGGAACAATGCAGTAATGGAGATACAGACGATGAACAGTATGTTCAG CATGAAGCTTTCGCAGGTGAAGTTACTGagtaa
- the LOC124953631 gene encoding uncharacterized protein LOC124953631 isoform X3, which yields MIETLVEENAWCYWVVCVGALLSFLGLVAACICSCRRNQTKNDFPGLCGMVTINHSENDDFNTLPSVEVTQVLPAQDTTDNGKRTSGANRSLPDIPKDKNRGEVATESVSQDIYETSEINSELYATVQDTEEQQSERETQCLSQQVSLVQDNSTYQLTRFTPSTSKNDEHPYAQLQSIQKSEADQSHRNSNTQVTNVDKPSTSSSHTNGNPVAPPRTRKSSSYNSLLSAENSNDIQAANAISGGVQANQDLPYMTPPLAMLLLHPPQPSQHSTSQHFSGDSQDSKGYTSISVREPLANILAQTKAAYQQNQPTRLPVDPHYATVSDDSDEMYAAIDEQEKIYTSGSETYAQIQPTILEANRIIHSDQNSFNQQLLRSEETHTAPQPPSVDSLRHVAHAHSRQASSSSANSSIINPGSPKPEKRQANSPLPPPPEAVSDAYAAVDKRAKNDERIRPNLSTGKSLEDMYAKVMKKKRDAEEQSDGPTSSNILHPEVTPSNRKLSLIEISRASWSSHDSVEIQKEEHDTIHYTIPANTVINIHTEMENNCLKLSRMSDGDTNLLNQDINHGYESVNSKRNLAARSFPVCDSNYEIPHLQSLRNNDYQSTSASVRNGPDLLLTYPTPYKHRQVSNASSEDPGYEKVRLRRRIDLDQDTDSEPNYESMPHDSGEPNYASVCRPGDSDTDPNYESVSHGDPNYESVRYMSVAASEEPPYEQTMKR from the exons ATGATAGAAACTTTAGTTGAAGAAAATGCCTGGTGTTACTGGGTTGTCTGTGTTGGagcattattatcatttcttggTCTTGTTGCCGCTTGTATCTGCAGTTGTCGACGCAATCAGACTAA aaaCGACTTTCCTGGATTATGTGGAATGGTAACAATTAATCATTCTGAAAATGATGATTTCAATACATTACCATCCGTGGAAGTTACTCAAGTTCTACCAGCACAAGATACGACAGATAATGGCAAAAG aaCAAGCGGAGCTAATAGAAGCTTACCAGATATaccaaaagataaaaatagaggaGAAGTTGCTACAGAATCTGTATCTCAAGATATTTATGAAACTAGTGAAATAAATTCTGAATTGTATGCTACAGTTCAGGATacag AAGAGCAACAATCTGAAAGAGAAACACAATGCCTTTCTCAACAAGTTTCTTTAGTTCAAGATAACTCAACATATCAACTTACAAGATTTACACCATCTACATCTAAAAAtg ATGAACATCCATATGCTCAACTTCAAAGTATTCAGAAATCTGAAGCTGACCAATCACATAg GAATAGCAATACTCAAGTGACTAATGTTGATAAACCATCAACATCATCAAGTCATACAAATGGAAATCCAGTAGCACCTCCAAGAACTCGGAAATCATCATCTTATAATTCACTCCTAAGTGCTGAGAACTCTAACGATATACAAGCTGCAAATGCTATTTCTGGAGGTGTACAAGCTAATCAAGATCTACCATATATGACACCACCTCTTGCTATGTTACTTCTTCATCCACCACAACCATCGCAACATAGTACATCACAACATTTTAGTGGTGATTCTCAGGATTCTA aaGGATATACAAGTATAAGTGTACGAGAACCCTTAGCTAATATATTAGCACAAACAAAAGCAGCTTATCAGCAAAATCAACCAACACGTTTACCTGTTGATCCTCATTATGCAACTGTATCAGATGATTCAg ATGAAATGTATGCAGCTATTgatgaacaagaaaaaatttacaCTAGTGGCAGTGAAACATATGCTCAAATTCAACCTACAATATTAGAAGCAAATAGAATTATACATAGTGatcaaaattcatttaatcaaCAATTATTGCGTTCTGAAGAGACACATACTGCTCCACAACCACCAAGTGTTGATAGTTTACGTCATGTTGCTCATGCTCATTCAAGACAAG caTCATCATCAAGTGCCAATAGTTCTATCATAAACCCAGGTTCTCCAAAACCAGAAAAACGTCAAGCAAATTCACCATTACCTCCCCCACCAGAAGCAGTTTCAGATGCATATGCGGCTGTCGATAAAAGAGCGAAAAATGATGAACGCATAAGACCTAATTTATCAACTGGAAAATCTCTAGAAGATATGTATGCTAAAgtcatgaaaaagaaaagagatgctGAAGAGCAAAGTGACGGTCCTACGAGTTCTAACATTTTACATCCAGAAGTAACACCTTCAAATAGAAAACTTAGTCTCATAGAAATTAGTAGAGCATCATGGTCTAGTCATGATTCAgtagaaatacaaaaagaagaacatgATACTATTCATTACACCATACCAGCAAATactgttattaatattcacactgaaatggaaaataattgtttaaaattatctaGAATGTCTGATGgagatacaaatttattaaatcaagaTATTAATCATGGTTATGAATCTGTGAATTCCAAAAGAAATTTAGCTGCCCGAAGTTTTCCTGTTTGTGATTCTAATTACGAAATACCACATCTTCAATctttaagaaataatgattatcaaAGTACATCAGCATCAGTACGTAATGGTCCTGATTTATTATTGACATATCCTACACCTTATAAACACAGACAAGTTAGTAACGCAAGTAGTGAAGATCCAGGATATGAAAAAGTTAGGTTACGAAGACGAATTGATCTAGATCAAGATACAGATTCCGAGCCAAATTATGAGAGCATGCCTCATGATTCGGGAGAACCGAATTATGCTTCAGTATGCCGTCCTGGTGATAGTGATACAGATCCAAATTATGAATCTGTAAGTCATGGAGATCCAAATTACGAAAGTGTAAGATACATGAGTGTTGCTGCATCTGAAGAACCACCATATGAAcag ACTATGAAAAGATAA
- the LOC124953631 gene encoding uncharacterized protein LOC124953631 isoform X2, whose translation MIETLVEENAWCYWVVCVGALLSFLGLVAACICSCRRNQTKNDFPGLCGMVTINHSENDDFNTLPSVEVTQVLPAQDTTDNGKRTSGANRSLPDIPKDKNRGEVATESVSQDIYETSEINSELYATVQDTEEQQSERETQCLSQQVSLVQDNSTYQLTRFTPSTSKNDEHPYAQLQSIQKSEADQSHRNSNTQVTNVDKPSTSSSHTNGNPVAPPRTRKSSSYNSLLSAENSNDIQAANAISGGVQANQDLPYMTPPLAMLLLHPPQPSQHSTSQHFSGDSQDSKGYTSISVREPLANILAQTKAAYQQNQPTRLPVDPHYATVSDDSDEMYAAIDEQEKIYTSGSETYAQIQPTILEANRIIHSDQNSFNQQLLRSEETHTAPQPPSVDSLRHVAHAHSRQASSSSANSSIINPGSPKPEKRQANSPLPPPPEAVSDAYAAVDKRAKNDERIRPNLSTGKSLEDMYAKVMKKKRDAEEQSDGPTSSNILHPEVTPSNRKLSLIEISRASWSSHDSVEIQKEEHDTIHYTIPANTVINIHTEMENNCLKLSRMSDGDTNLLNQDINHGYESVNSKRNLAARSFPVCDSNYEIPHLQSLRNNDYQSTSASVRNGPDLLLTYPTPYKHRQVSNASSEDPGYEKVRLRRRIDLDQDTDSEPNYESMPHDSGEPNYASVCRPGDSDTDPNYESVSHGDPNYESVRYMSVAASEEPPYEQVNNYKPETNIDGYEKIKDNNSIFNSDYEKINPSNALEQCSNGDTDDEQYVQV comes from the exons ATGATAGAAACTTTAGTTGAAGAAAATGCCTGGTGTTACTGGGTTGTCTGTGTTGGagcattattatcatttcttggTCTTGTTGCCGCTTGTATCTGCAGTTGTCGACGCAATCAGACTAA aaaCGACTTTCCTGGATTATGTGGAATGGTAACAATTAATCATTCTGAAAATGATGATTTCAATACATTACCATCCGTGGAAGTTACTCAAGTTCTACCAGCACAAGATACGACAGATAATGGCAAAAG aaCAAGCGGAGCTAATAGAAGCTTACCAGATATaccaaaagataaaaatagaggaGAAGTTGCTACAGAATCTGTATCTCAAGATATTTATGAAACTAGTGAAATAAATTCTGAATTGTATGCTACAGTTCAGGATacag AAGAGCAACAATCTGAAAGAGAAACACAATGCCTTTCTCAACAAGTTTCTTTAGTTCAAGATAACTCAACATATCAACTTACAAGATTTACACCATCTACATCTAAAAAtg ATGAACATCCATATGCTCAACTTCAAAGTATTCAGAAATCTGAAGCTGACCAATCACATAg GAATAGCAATACTCAAGTGACTAATGTTGATAAACCATCAACATCATCAAGTCATACAAATGGAAATCCAGTAGCACCTCCAAGAACTCGGAAATCATCATCTTATAATTCACTCCTAAGTGCTGAGAACTCTAACGATATACAAGCTGCAAATGCTATTTCTGGAGGTGTACAAGCTAATCAAGATCTACCATATATGACACCACCTCTTGCTATGTTACTTCTTCATCCACCACAACCATCGCAACATAGTACATCACAACATTTTAGTGGTGATTCTCAGGATTCTA aaGGATATACAAGTATAAGTGTACGAGAACCCTTAGCTAATATATTAGCACAAACAAAAGCAGCTTATCAGCAAAATCAACCAACACGTTTACCTGTTGATCCTCATTATGCAACTGTATCAGATGATTCAg ATGAAATGTATGCAGCTATTgatgaacaagaaaaaatttacaCTAGTGGCAGTGAAACATATGCTCAAATTCAACCTACAATATTAGAAGCAAATAGAATTATACATAGTGatcaaaattcatttaatcaaCAATTATTGCGTTCTGAAGAGACACATACTGCTCCACAACCACCAAGTGTTGATAGTTTACGTCATGTTGCTCATGCTCATTCAAGACAAG caTCATCATCAAGTGCCAATAGTTCTATCATAAACCCAGGTTCTCCAAAACCAGAAAAACGTCAAGCAAATTCACCATTACCTCCCCCACCAGAAGCAGTTTCAGATGCATATGCGGCTGTCGATAAAAGAGCGAAAAATGATGAACGCATAAGACCTAATTTATCAACTGGAAAATCTCTAGAAGATATGTATGCTAAAgtcatgaaaaagaaaagagatgctGAAGAGCAAAGTGACGGTCCTACGAGTTCTAACATTTTACATCCAGAAGTAACACCTTCAAATAGAAAACTTAGTCTCATAGAAATTAGTAGAGCATCATGGTCTAGTCATGATTCAgtagaaatacaaaaagaagaacatgATACTATTCATTACACCATACCAGCAAATactgttattaatattcacactgaaatggaaaataattgtttaaaattatctaGAATGTCTGATGgagatacaaatttattaaatcaagaTATTAATCATGGTTATGAATCTGTGAATTCCAAAAGAAATTTAGCTGCCCGAAGTTTTCCTGTTTGTGATTCTAATTACGAAATACCACATCTTCAATctttaagaaataatgattatcaaAGTACATCAGCATCAGTACGTAATGGTCCTGATTTATTATTGACATATCCTACACCTTATAAACACAGACAAGTTAGTAACGCAAGTAGTGAAGATCCAGGATATGAAAAAGTTAGGTTACGAAGACGAATTGATCTAGATCAAGATACAGATTCCGAGCCAAATTATGAGAGCATGCCTCATGATTCGGGAGAACCGAATTATGCTTCAGTATGCCGTCCTGGTGATAGTGATACAGATCCAAATTATGAATCTGTAAGTCATGGAGATCCAAATTACGAAAGTGTAAGATACATGAGTGTTGCTGCATCTGAAGAACCACCATATGAAcaggtaaataattataaacctGAAACAAATATTGAtggatatgaaaaaattaaagataataatagtatatttaaCTCAGACTATGAAAAGATAAATCCAAGTAATGCCTTGGAACAATGCAGTAATGGAGATACAGACGATGAACAGTATGTTCAGGTATAG